The Arachis hypogaea cultivar Tifrunner chromosome 19, arahy.Tifrunner.gnm2.J5K5, whole genome shotgun sequence genome has a window encoding:
- the LOC112780146 gene encoding FBD-associated F-box protein At4g10400: MDRISYLPNTILCDILSYLPTKQAVSTSILCRRWRHVWKDLQVLNIDDMHFWSSGRASFDSFVNAILAQRNADSYPIEKFHLTCEKFEEDPIPTWLNAVIGPHLQELYLSLNVMVGTNMPKAIFTCTSLKSLILKRDISLYYGPEFPDVYLPSLKNLELDIANVDNKLLSGCPVLENLKLILLDMTPEGCVYIPAIQMPRTLKSLTFEDYTIMWEEINRVIDTPSLEYLYLKIVTSGICELQVSASYFPNMVEAHLDIQEEESHLDIHGEPVEHVCLVPMLLQALRETKLLALKPYTTRCLFSAPAFKFPEFHRLLNLELDVPFFNTNFLLNFLHSCYVLEALVIRICKEVYVRTMDYNGPTPPTMVPSCMTSHLKSFEFREYQDAADEREFITYLLKGGFVLKTVTIHLKSDFDIVTKYNIVKGLSVIPRSSTICQLNFVD, encoded by the exons ATGGATAGGATCAGTTACTTACCGAACACTATCCTTTGCGACATTCTCTCGTACCTCCCAACAAAACAAGCTGTATCCACCAGCATCCTCTGTCGCAGGTGGCGCCATGTTTGGAAGGATCTCCAAGTCCTTAACATAGATGATATGCACTTTTGGTCCTCTGGGAGAGCCAGCTTTGATTCTTTTGTCAATGCTATTCTAGCTCAGCGCAATGCAGATTCGTACCCCATCGAAAAGTTTCACCTCACTTGCGAAAAATTTGAAGAGGATCCCATCCCAACATGGCTTAATGCCGTCATTGGCCCCCATCTTCAGGAACTGTATCTCAGTCTTAATGTAATGGTTGGAACCAACATGCCTAAAGCCATATTCACTTGTACATCACTTAAATCCCTTATTTTGAAACGTGATATTTCATTGTATTATGGTCCGGAGTTTCCAGATGTATATCTGCCATCCCTCAAGAACCTAGAGTTGGATATCGCCAATGTGGACAACAAGCTTTTATCTGGATGCCCTGTTCTTGAAAATCTGAAGCTCATTCTACTTGACATGACCCCAGAAGGTTGTGTTTATATACCTGCAATTCAGATGCCTCGGACATTGAAGAGTTTAACCTTTGAAGATTACACTATCATGTGGGAAGAGATTAATCGTGTGATAGACACACCATCTCTTGAATACCTCTATTTGAAAATAGTGACCTCGGGGATTTGTGAGCTACAGGTTTCGGCTAGCTATTTTCCCAACATGGTGGAGGCACATCTTGATATTCAGGAAGAAGAGTCACATCTTGATATTCACGGTGAACCTGTTGAACATGTCTGTTTGGTCCCCATGCTTCTCCAGGCACTTCGTGAAACAAAGTTGTTGGCATTGAAACCTTACACAACACGG TGCTTATTTAGTGCTCCAGCTTTCAAGTTTCCAGAATTTCACCGATTGCTCAATCTAGAGCTTGATGTTCCATTTTTCAACACAAACTTCCTGCTAAACTTCCTTCACAGCTGTTATGTACTTGAAGCTCTCGTAATTCGTATTTGTAAG GAAGTCTATGTCCGCACCATGGACTATAATGGACCAACACCACCAACCATGGTTCCCAGTTGTATGACATCACATCTCAAGAGTTTTGAGTTTAGAGAATATCAAGATGCTGCAGATGAGCGTGAATTTATTACATATCTTTTAAAAGGAGGATTTGTTTTGAAGACAGTGACAATTCATCTTAAATCTGATTTCGACATAGTGACAAAGTACAATATTGTCAAGGGTTTATCTGTTATACCTAGGAGCTCTACAATATGTCAGTTAAATTTCGTTGATTAA
- the LOC112776311 gene encoding F-box/FBD/LRR-repeat protein At4g26340-like produces the protein MNMDRISLLPNSILCDILSYIPTKEAISTGILSRRWRHVWKDLQALDIEDIPFWSPLGYLFDSYVTAILSQRSSDYPIKKFRLTPSRSSEDLILTWLDVVIGPHLQELYLCISLMRRINLPDSIFTCVSLKSLVLKRFNHLNYEFPNVYLPSLKNLELETVSVDPSKLLSGCPILENLMLILHHMTPEDFHIPTIQMPRTLKILTFKDYTGWTEEIDVREIYTPFLEYLHMRTETSANSKLQVSVINFPNMVEAHLDICLRRGQHVGWVPVLLQALRETKLLALTYPTTECLFRAPAFEFPEFHRLLNLELGAPCFNTNFLLNFLHNCHVLEALVICIWKRAYAQPVEYNGPRPPSMVPNCLTSHLRSFEFRAYEDSTDEREFIACLLQRGLVLKTVTIHLNSCFDLKTKYNIVKGLAAIPRGSPICQLNFF, from the exons ATGAACATGGATAGGATCAGTTTGTTACCGAACTCTATCCTTTGTGACATTCTTTCATACATCCCAACAAAAGAAGCTATCTCCACCGGCATCCTCTCTCGCAGGTGGCGCCATGTTTGGAAGGATCTCCAAGCCCTTGACATAGAGGATATACCCTTTTGGTCCCCTCTGGGATATCTGTTTGATTCATATGTGACTGCTATTCTATCTCAGCGCAGTTCGGATTACCCTATTAAAAAGTTTCGCCTCACTCCCTCTAGAAGTTCAGAGGATCTCATCTTAACATGGCTTGATGTCGTCATTGGACCCCATCTCCAGGAACTCTATCTCTGCATTAGTTTAATGAGGAGAATCAACTTGCCTGATTCTATATTCACTTGTGTATCACTCAAGTCCCTTGTTTTGAAACGTTTTAATCATTTGAATTATGAGTTTCCAAATGTTTATCTGCCATCCCTCAAGAACCTAGAGTTGGAAACCGTCTCTGTGGACCCCAGCAAGCTTTTATCCGGCTGCCCTATTCTTGAAAATCTTATGCTCATTCTACATCACATGACCCCAGAAGATTTTCATATACCTACAATTCAGATGCCTCGCACATTGAAAATTTTAACCTTTAAAGATTACACTGGCTGGACGGAAGAGATTGACGTTCGGGAAATATACACTCCATTTCTTGAATACCTGCATATGAGAACAGAGACCTCGGCGAACTCTAAGCTACAGGTATCAGTTATCAATTTTCCCAACATGGTGGAGGCACATCTTGATATTTGTCTTAGACGTGGTCAGCATGTAGGTTGGGTACCCGTGCTTCTCCAGGCACTCCGTGAAACAAAATTGTTGGCATTGACATATCCCACAACAGAG TGCTTATTTCGTGCTCCAGCTTTCGAGTTTCCAGAATTTCACCGTTTGCTCAACCTAGAGCTTGGTGCTCCATGTTTCAACACAAACTTCCTGCTAAACTTTCTTCATAATTGTCATGTACTTGAAGCTCTTGTAATTTGTATTTGGAAG CGAGCATATGCTCAACCGGTGGAATATAATGGGCCAAGACCACCAAGCATGGTTCCCAATTGTTTGACATCACATCTCAGGAGTTTTGAATTTAGAGCATATGAAGACTCTACAGATGAGCGTGAATTTATTGCATGTCTTTTACAAAGAGGACTTGTTTTGAAGACAGTGACAATTCATCTTAATTCTTGTTTCGACCTAAAGACAAAGTACAATATTGTCAAGGGATTAGCTGCTATACCGAGGGGCTCTCCAATATGTCAGCTTAATTTCTTTTGA